The following coding sequences are from one Triticum dicoccoides isolate Atlit2015 ecotype Zavitan chromosome 4A, WEW_v2.0, whole genome shotgun sequence window:
- the LOC119288464 gene encoding protein-lysine methyltransferase METTL21D-like encodes MDPVEESPTVVMGLYGGPARRVESGASETMLQWALLQPASHRPNAFARQGVPAFPMDACGRRISLHQQPSSFRGASGVTGAVVWDSAVVLAKFLEHAADAGLLSVRGARAVDLGAGCGLVSAVAALLGARVLATDLPDRVRLLRKNLEENVGDGGSAAVAELVWGDGYELDPELLLWLEPEPPELVLGSDVVYSEEAVGDLLATLCQIAGPRTTVLLAGELRNDVVVECFLDAAMAEFEVGCVEQEQWHPDFRTNRVAIFILIKKKEKEKKKVSSP; translated from the exons atggatcCGGTGGAGGAGTCCCCGACGGTGGTGATGGGCTTGTACGGGGGCCCGGCGCGCCGCGTGGAGAGCGGGGCGTCGGAGACGATGCTGCAGTGGGCGCTGCTCCAGCCGGCGTCGCACCGCCCCAACGCGTTCGCGCGGCAGGGCGTGCCGGCCTTCCCCATGGACGCGTGCGGCCGGCGCATCTCCCTCCACCAGCAGCCGTCCTCCTTCCGGGGGGCCTCCGGGGTCACGGGCGCCGTGGTGTGGGACAGCGCCGTCGTGCTCGCCAAGTTCCTCGAGCACGCGGCCGACGCGGGGCTGCTCTCCGTGCGCGGGGCGCGCGCCGTGGACCTCGGCGCCGGCTGCGGGCTCGTGTCCGCCGTCGCGGCGCTGCTCGGCGCGCGCGTCCTGGCCACCGACCTGCCCGACCGCGTGCGGCTGCTGCGCAAGAACCTCGAGGAGAACGTCGGAGATggcgggtcggcggcggtggcggagctggtGTGGGGCGACGGGTACGAGCTGGACCCGGAGCTGCTGCTCTGGCTGGAGCCGGAGCCGCCGGAGCTGGTGCTGGGGTCCGACGTGGTGTACAGCGAGGAGGCCGTGGGCGACCTGCTGGCGACGCTCTGCCAGATCGCCGGGCCGCGCACCACCGTGCTGCTCGCCGGCGAGCTCCGCAACG ACGTGGTGGTGGAGTGCTTCCTGGATGCGGCCATGGCGGAGTTCGAGGTCGGGTGCGTGGAGCAGGAGCAGTGGCACCCCGACTTCCGCACCAACcgcgtcgccatcttcatcctcatcaagaagaaggagaaggagaagaagaaggtctCATCGCCATAG
- the LOC119288463 gene encoding kinesin-like protein KIN-10B isoform X2: MCSPSPSPSAISNSPSPSTTALSLSLSTRREERFAIDSARGSASAALSTPSSPARRQLLVSAADPVSMEVEAVASAAPALPGAGDGAVRVVARIYPPSSAATTTAAPAPSAGTSLFQVAAARGRRPRASGPGAGATLSFTPAAPSTTSSSSSSQGRAVAAAGQRKEEHRLDWCYLQDEDNHQVFLHELHPILAHHLHNHTHTTAGSSACVVACGAAAAKDHLFKGSQEQPGLVTIAMEEILGFAESIGGAVRVSSYQVVQDTHVLDLLEPKEQEVLVLEDAQGKTHLKGLSKVHVKSIEDFAQLGCFDENQDKQQPTKASSTQQQPTKPFSTQPQPAKASSTQLPARGHQGLIIHISTSDQDGKQRTVAKINFLSLSDYMDPKQKTGGGAAALSSSGNKSMYTLMNVVQALNSNQSFVPYRQSKVTRILQDSLCKTSGAVVIACLEEVSCQDAVSTLSLAARSSQVATQAANEQCRRSTSVTSFKRADVNLPAVAKSSSRPILSSTHQPNPVVEKQQDRPQWNMSAVKAARTPIANKRSQPTMHSAKKSENSLPTPIKITQKAATPTMSGRSQPITLSAKKPESTVSPPTKMKQKDAKPAMSGRSQVMMRSAKKTESSLSASIKTKQKDAKPTATSGSTLLCPSTNSSKEEAAVIAPAATEVEEVQSSQGMEIDAPSTDEGLDKTSDALDTVPSEVQKVVSRGVAIDAQSTDEGLDKTSDALDTASSEVQKVVSSGMEEEDYSSSGLDAASSCTIDLGETCSPNIPDAFVEKTPVKTHMNTPKISDKLREISNSLKLLNARPLSVMAQKVAMEKTQEEGMEKTQKVAMEKTEEVAMETTQEVAMETTQEVAMETTQEEGMETTQGVALEKTQEEGMEMTEGVAMETTQEEGMETTQEEGMEMTQEVATGATQEEEGMETTQEVATGATQEEEGMETTQEVATGTTQEVAIETTQKVAVETTQVAVETAQEVAVETTQEVAVQTTQEVAAETTQEVAVETAQEVAVQTTQEIATETTRQEVGMEYVQGGTNIDAPEPKTPAMHLKFEQAADPKTPAMHLKFEQAADYPASSFKTRSTGIKKSILQECLSFLNSANKEQLKSLKGIGEKRANYIIELREHSPELFKGVDDLRDVIGMNKTEIKRMMSGIIGSP, translated from the exons ATGTGCTCCCCGTCTCCATCCCCATCCGCCATTTCGAATTCCCCATCCCCATCTACaacggctctctctctctctctctctacaagAAGAGAAGAAAGATTCGCCATTGATTCCGCCCGGGGCTCCGCATCCGCCGCTCTCTCCACCCCGAGCTCCCCGGCGAGGCGGCAGCTGCTGGTGAGCGCCGCAGATCCGGTTTCcatggaggtggaggcggtggcatcGGCGGCGCCGGCGCTGCCCGGAGCGGGAGACGGCGCCGTCAGGGTCGTCGCCAGGATCTACCCCCCTTCTTCTGCCGCCACCACGACGGCGGCGCCAGCTCCTTCCGCGGGGACGTCGCTGTTCCAGGTCGCCGCCGCGCGGGGCCGCCGCCCGCGCGCCTCCGGGCCCGGCGCCGGCGCGACCCTCTCCTTCACCCCCGCAGCTCCGTCCACcacgtcctcttcctcttcgtcgcaaGG GagggccgtcgccgccgccggccagcGCAAGGAGGAGCACAGGCTGGACTGGTGCTACCTGCAGGACGAGGACAACCACCAGGTCTTCCTCCACGAGCTGCACCCCATCCTCGCCCACCACCTGCACAACCACACCCACACAACCGCCGGCAGCAGCGCCTGCGTCGTGGCctgcggcgccgccgccgccaaggaccACCTCTTCAAG GGGTCGCAGGAGCAGCCGGGCCTGGTAACCATCGCCATGGAGGAGATCCTCGGCTTCGCGGAGTCCATCGGCGGCGCCGTCAGGGTGTCGTCGTACCAGGTGGTGCAGGACACCCACGTCTTGGATCTGCTGGAGCCCAAGGAGCAGGAGGTGCTGGTGCTGGAGGACGCACAGGGCAAGACCCACCTCAAGGGCCTCTCCAAG GTTCATGTCAAGTCGATCGAGGATTTCGCGCAGCTGGGTTGTTTCGATGAGAACCAAGACAAGCAGCAGCCCACCAAAGCTTCTTCTACCCAGCAGCAACCCACTAAACCCTTTTCTACCCAGCCGCAACCCGCTAAAGCTTCTTCCACCCAGCTACCGGCCAGAGGGCACCAAGGCCTCATCATTCACATATCTACCTCTGACCAGGACGGCAAACAGCGTACTGTGGCCAAGATCAACTTCCTCAGCCTCTCAG ACTATATGGACCCCAAGCAGAAGACCGGCGGTGGAGCGGCCGCTCTGTCGAGCAGCGGCAACAAGTCCATGTACACCTTGATGAATGTCGTGCAAGCGCTCAACAGCAACCAGAGCTTCGTGCCGTACAGGCAGAGCAAAGTTACTCGTATCCTGCAGGACTCTTTGTGCAAGACGAGCGGGGCCGTGGTGATCGCCTGCTTG GAAGAAGTTTCCTGCCAAGATGCGGTTTCTACTCTCAGCCTGGCCGCTCGCTCGAGTCAAGTGGCCACTCAAGCGGCTAACGAGCAATGCCGCAGATCCACGAGTGTTACAAGTTTCAAAAGGGCAGATGTTAACTTGCCAGCAGTTGCTAAAAGCTCCTCAAGGCCAATTCTTTCTTCTACACACCAACCGAATCCTGTGGTAGAGAAGCAGCAGGATCGGCCCCAATGGAACATGAGCGCAGTAAAAGCAGCTCGAACTCCCATTGCCAATAAGAG GTCTCAACCAACCATGCATTCGGCAAAAAAATCTGAAAACTCGCTCCCTACTCCTATCAAAATTACCCAAAAGGCTGCTACACCCACAATGAGTGGAAG GTCTCAACCAATCACGCTTTCAGCAAAAAAACCTGAAAGCACGGTCTCTCCTCCAACCAAAATGAAGCAAAAGGATGCCAAACCTGCAATGAGTGGAAG GTCTCAAGTGATGATGCGCTCAGCAAAGAAAACTGAAAGCTCGCTTTCTGCTTCTATCAAAACGAAGCAAAAGGATGCTAAACCTACTGCAACGAGTGGAAG TACCTTGTTATGCCCAAGCACCAATTCATCAAAG GAAGAGGCAGCAGTCATTGCACCAGCAGCAACAGAAGTCGAG GAGGTACAATCGTCACAGGGCATGGAAATCGATGCTCCATCAACAGATGAG GGATTGGATAAAACAAGCGATGCTTTAGATACTGTGCCATCTGAAGTACAGAAGGTGGTCTCAAGGGGTGTGGCAATCGATGCCCAATCTACAGATGAG GGACTTGATAAAACAAGCGATGCTCTGGATACCGCATCATCTGAAGTACAGAAGGTGGTCTCAAGTGGTATGGAGGAAGAG GACTATTCGTCGTCAGGTCTGGATGCGGCGAGTTCGTGTACCATTGACTTGGGCGAAACCTGCTCTCCAAACATTCCTG ATGCCTTTGTCGAGAAGACTCCAGTCAAAACTCATATGAACACTCCAAAGATCAGCGACAAGCTGAGAGAGATATCAAACTCACTGAAGCTTCTTAATGCTCGTCCATTGAGCGTAATGGCACAAAAGGTGGCCATGGAAAAGACACAAGAAGAGGGCATGGAGAAGACACAAAAAGTGGCCATGGAAAAGACAGAAGAAGTGGCCATGGAGACGACACAAGAAGTGGCCATGGAGACGACACAAGAAGTGGCCATGGAGACGACACAAGAAGAGGGCATGGAGACGACACAAGGAGTGGCCTTGGAAAAGACACAAGAAGAGGGCATGGAGATGACAGAAGGAGTGGCCATGGAGACAACACAAGAAGAGGGCATGGAGACGACACAAGAAGAGGGCATGGAGAT GACACAAGAAGTTGCCACTGGAGCGACACAGGAAGAGGAGGGCATGGAGACGACACAAGAAGTTGCCACTGGAGCGACACAGGAAGAGGAGGGCATGGAGACGACACAAGAA GTTGCCACTGGAACGACACAGGAAGTGGCCATTGAAACAACACAAAAAGTGGCTGTTGAAACAACACAAGTGGCCGTTGAAACGGCACAGGAAGTGGCTGTTGAAACAACGCAAGAGGTGGCTGTTCAAACAACACAGGAAGTGGCCGCTGAAACGACACAGGAAGTGGCTGTTGAAACAGCACAAGAAGTGGCTGTTCAAACAACACAGGAAATTGCCACTGAAACAACAAGACAAGAAGTGGGCATGGAATATGTGCAGGGTGGGACCAACATAGATGCACCTGAACCAAAGACTCCTGCGATGCACCTCAAGTTTGAGCAAGCAGCAGATCCAAAGACTCCTGCGATGCACCTCAAGTTTGAGCAAGCAGCAGATTATCCGGCTAGTTCTTTCAAGACTCGCAGCACCGGGATAAAG AAATCCATACTCCAGGAGTGCTTGAGTTTTCTCAACAGCGCTAACAA GGAGCAATTGAAGAGCTTGAAG GGCATCGGAGAGAAGAGGGCCAACTACATCATCGAGCTTCGCGAGCATTCACCGGAGCTGTTTAAAGGG GTGGATGATCTGAGGGATGTGATTGGAATGAACAAGACGGAG ATAAAAAGGATGATGTCGGGGATCATCGGCAGCCCCTAA
- the LOC119288463 gene encoding kinesin-like protein KIN-10B isoform X1 — protein MCSPSPSPSAISNSPSPSTTALSLSLSTRREERFAIDSARGSASAALSTPSSPARRQLLVSAADPVSMEVEAVASAAPALPGAGDGAVRVVARIYPPSSAATTTAAPAPSAGTSLFQVAAARGRRPRASGPGAGATLSFTPAAPSTTSSSSSSQGRAVAAAGQRKEEHRLDWCYLQDEDNHQVFLHELHPILAHHLHNHTHTTAGSSACVVACGAAAAKDHLFKGSQEQPGLVTIAMEEILGFAESIGGAVRVSSYQVVQDTHVLDLLEPKEQEVLVLEDAQGKTHLKGLSKVHVKSIEDFAQLGCFDENQDKQQPTKASSTQQQPTKPFSTQPQPAKASSTQLPARGHQGLIIHISTSDQDGKQRTVAKINFLSLSDYMDPKQKTGGGAAALSSSGNKSMYTLMNVVQALNSNQSFVPYRQSKVTRILQDSLCKTSGAVVIACLEEVSCQDAVSTLSLAARSSQVATQAANEQCRRSTSVTSFKRADVNLPAVAKSSSRPILSSTHQPNPVVEKQQDRPQWNMSAVKAARTPIANKRSQPTMHSAKKSENSLPTPIKITQKAATPTMSGRSQPITLSAKKPESTVSPPTKMKQKDAKPAMSGRSQVMMRSAKKTESSLSASIKTKQKDAKPTATSGSTLLCPSTNSSKEEAAVIAPAATEVEEVQSSQGMEIDAPSTDEGLDKTSDALDTVPSEVQKVVSRGVAIDAQSTDEGLDKTSDALDTASSEVQKVVSSGMEEEDYSSSGLDAASSCTIDLGETCSPNIPDAFVEKTPVKTHMNTPKISDKLREISNSLKLLNARPLSVMAQKVAMEKTQEEGMEKTQKVAMEKTEEVAMETTQEVAMETTQEVAMETTQEEGMETTQGVALEKTQEEGMEMTEGVAMETTQEEGMETTQEEGMEMTQEVATGATQEEEGMETTQEVATGATQEEEGMETTQEVAVETAQEVAVEAAQEVAIEMTQEVATGTTQEVAIETTQKVAVETTQVAVETAQEVAVETTQEVAVQTTQEVAAETTQEVAVETAQEVAVQTTQEIATETTRQEVGMEYVQGGTNIDAPEPKTPAMHLKFEQAADPKTPAMHLKFEQAADYPASSFKTRSTGIKKSILQECLSFLNSANKEQLKSLKGIGEKRANYIIELREHSPELFKGVDDLRDVIGMNKTEIKRMMSGIIGSP, from the exons ATGTGCTCCCCGTCTCCATCCCCATCCGCCATTTCGAATTCCCCATCCCCATCTACaacggctctctctctctctctctctacaagAAGAGAAGAAAGATTCGCCATTGATTCCGCCCGGGGCTCCGCATCCGCCGCTCTCTCCACCCCGAGCTCCCCGGCGAGGCGGCAGCTGCTGGTGAGCGCCGCAGATCCGGTTTCcatggaggtggaggcggtggcatcGGCGGCGCCGGCGCTGCCCGGAGCGGGAGACGGCGCCGTCAGGGTCGTCGCCAGGATCTACCCCCCTTCTTCTGCCGCCACCACGACGGCGGCGCCAGCTCCTTCCGCGGGGACGTCGCTGTTCCAGGTCGCCGCCGCGCGGGGCCGCCGCCCGCGCGCCTCCGGGCCCGGCGCCGGCGCGACCCTCTCCTTCACCCCCGCAGCTCCGTCCACcacgtcctcttcctcttcgtcgcaaGG GagggccgtcgccgccgccggccagcGCAAGGAGGAGCACAGGCTGGACTGGTGCTACCTGCAGGACGAGGACAACCACCAGGTCTTCCTCCACGAGCTGCACCCCATCCTCGCCCACCACCTGCACAACCACACCCACACAACCGCCGGCAGCAGCGCCTGCGTCGTGGCctgcggcgccgccgccgccaaggaccACCTCTTCAAG GGGTCGCAGGAGCAGCCGGGCCTGGTAACCATCGCCATGGAGGAGATCCTCGGCTTCGCGGAGTCCATCGGCGGCGCCGTCAGGGTGTCGTCGTACCAGGTGGTGCAGGACACCCACGTCTTGGATCTGCTGGAGCCCAAGGAGCAGGAGGTGCTGGTGCTGGAGGACGCACAGGGCAAGACCCACCTCAAGGGCCTCTCCAAG GTTCATGTCAAGTCGATCGAGGATTTCGCGCAGCTGGGTTGTTTCGATGAGAACCAAGACAAGCAGCAGCCCACCAAAGCTTCTTCTACCCAGCAGCAACCCACTAAACCCTTTTCTACCCAGCCGCAACCCGCTAAAGCTTCTTCCACCCAGCTACCGGCCAGAGGGCACCAAGGCCTCATCATTCACATATCTACCTCTGACCAGGACGGCAAACAGCGTACTGTGGCCAAGATCAACTTCCTCAGCCTCTCAG ACTATATGGACCCCAAGCAGAAGACCGGCGGTGGAGCGGCCGCTCTGTCGAGCAGCGGCAACAAGTCCATGTACACCTTGATGAATGTCGTGCAAGCGCTCAACAGCAACCAGAGCTTCGTGCCGTACAGGCAGAGCAAAGTTACTCGTATCCTGCAGGACTCTTTGTGCAAGACGAGCGGGGCCGTGGTGATCGCCTGCTTG GAAGAAGTTTCCTGCCAAGATGCGGTTTCTACTCTCAGCCTGGCCGCTCGCTCGAGTCAAGTGGCCACTCAAGCGGCTAACGAGCAATGCCGCAGATCCACGAGTGTTACAAGTTTCAAAAGGGCAGATGTTAACTTGCCAGCAGTTGCTAAAAGCTCCTCAAGGCCAATTCTTTCTTCTACACACCAACCGAATCCTGTGGTAGAGAAGCAGCAGGATCGGCCCCAATGGAACATGAGCGCAGTAAAAGCAGCTCGAACTCCCATTGCCAATAAGAG GTCTCAACCAACCATGCATTCGGCAAAAAAATCTGAAAACTCGCTCCCTACTCCTATCAAAATTACCCAAAAGGCTGCTACACCCACAATGAGTGGAAG GTCTCAACCAATCACGCTTTCAGCAAAAAAACCTGAAAGCACGGTCTCTCCTCCAACCAAAATGAAGCAAAAGGATGCCAAACCTGCAATGAGTGGAAG GTCTCAAGTGATGATGCGCTCAGCAAAGAAAACTGAAAGCTCGCTTTCTGCTTCTATCAAAACGAAGCAAAAGGATGCTAAACCTACTGCAACGAGTGGAAG TACCTTGTTATGCCCAAGCACCAATTCATCAAAG GAAGAGGCAGCAGTCATTGCACCAGCAGCAACAGAAGTCGAG GAGGTACAATCGTCACAGGGCATGGAAATCGATGCTCCATCAACAGATGAG GGATTGGATAAAACAAGCGATGCTTTAGATACTGTGCCATCTGAAGTACAGAAGGTGGTCTCAAGGGGTGTGGCAATCGATGCCCAATCTACAGATGAG GGACTTGATAAAACAAGCGATGCTCTGGATACCGCATCATCTGAAGTACAGAAGGTGGTCTCAAGTGGTATGGAGGAAGAG GACTATTCGTCGTCAGGTCTGGATGCGGCGAGTTCGTGTACCATTGACTTGGGCGAAACCTGCTCTCCAAACATTCCTG ATGCCTTTGTCGAGAAGACTCCAGTCAAAACTCATATGAACACTCCAAAGATCAGCGACAAGCTGAGAGAGATATCAAACTCACTGAAGCTTCTTAATGCTCGTCCATTGAGCGTAATGGCACAAAAGGTGGCCATGGAAAAGACACAAGAAGAGGGCATGGAGAAGACACAAAAAGTGGCCATGGAAAAGACAGAAGAAGTGGCCATGGAGACGACACAAGAAGTGGCCATGGAGACGACACAAGAAGTGGCCATGGAGACGACACAAGAAGAGGGCATGGAGACGACACAAGGAGTGGCCTTGGAAAAGACACAAGAAGAGGGCATGGAGATGACAGAAGGAGTGGCCATGGAGACAACACAAGAAGAGGGCATGGAGACGACACAAGAAGAGGGCATGGAGAT GACACAAGAAGTTGCCACTGGAGCGACACAGGAAGAGGAGGGCATGGAGACGACACAAGAAGTTGCCACTGGAGCGACACAGGAAGAGGAGGGCATGGAGACGACACAAGAAGTTGCTGTTGAAACAGCACAAGAAGTTGCTGTTGAAGCAGCACAAGAAGTGGCCATTGAAATGACACAAGAGGTTGCCACTGGAACGACACAGGAAGTGGCCATTGAAACAACACAAAAAGTGGCTGTTGAAACAACACAAGTGGCCGTTGAAACGGCACAGGAAGTGGCTGTTGAAACAACGCAAGAGGTGGCTGTTCAAACAACACAGGAAGTGGCCGCTGAAACGACACAGGAAGTGGCTGTTGAAACAGCACAAGAAGTGGCTGTTCAAACAACACAGGAAATTGCCACTGAAACAACAAGACAAGAAGTGGGCATGGAATATGTGCAGGGTGGGACCAACATAGATGCACCTGAACCAAAGACTCCTGCGATGCACCTCAAGTTTGAGCAAGCAGCAGATCCAAAGACTCCTGCGATGCACCTCAAGTTTGAGCAAGCAGCAGATTATCCGGCTAGTTCTTTCAAGACTCGCAGCACCGGGATAAAG AAATCCATACTCCAGGAGTGCTTGAGTTTTCTCAACAGCGCTAACAA GGAGCAATTGAAGAGCTTGAAG GGCATCGGAGAGAAGAGGGCCAACTACATCATCGAGCTTCGCGAGCATTCACCGGAGCTGTTTAAAGGG GTGGATGATCTGAGGGATGTGATTGGAATGAACAAGACGGAG ATAAAAAGGATGATGTCGGGGATCATCGGCAGCCCCTAA